The following DNA comes from Abyssisolibacter fermentans.
TTTAGCATCTTCACTTACAATCCAGTTTTTAGGTATGTTTATATCATATTTAACTTCTTGATTGAATAATCCATTTACAAAAAAACTATTATACTGTAAATCTTCAAGAGTCAAATAATCTTTACTAGATGTATTTAAATCTTTGATAATTATATTTTCATCTATCACCTGTGTATCTTTTTTCATTTGTTGCTTTATATCATCATTAAATAGGCTTCTTATGCAACTAGATAATATTTTTTTATTGTTTGATAATATTAACAATAATCTCTTTTCTTTATTAAATGGTGATATTACTTCTTTTATTAATCCTTTGTTTTTGATAATTCTTTTTTCATCTGAATTAAGTAAATCAAGCAACCTTGATGGCATATCGGTATATGATCCAATATAGATGATATTAGTGTCTTTAAGTTTATCTGTTTCGTTTATTTTAATACATTGTTGATTTATATTTACATTTTTTTGTTCTCTACCAAAATATGCGCTTGCTAACATGATACCATCTAACTCTATATCTGATTGATTGTTATCTAATAAATATGCAAAGTTCATCGGATTATCTAGTGATGGTTTTATATACGGGTATGGAAATTCTTTTAAACTTATTGTATCATTACGATACCTATATTTTACGTGTACATATGATTCTTTATGTAATAGTATCCAATTAGCAGGATTTATGTAATCAGTACATGGATCATCTGTTATTCTATGATAAGCCTCAATTTTAATCTCATTATATTTTTTTATTTGAGAAATCGATAAAGGAATTTTTATATTCTTCTTATAAACTTGTTTATCAAATAAAGTTGTACTATAGATTGGAATGTTATTTAATGAAACTGTTATTGTTGAACCTTTATATTTTTTAATTTGGCTTTGACTAAAAATTAATTCAATATAAGAACCTTTCTCTACTATCCACTGCTCATCAACATTAAAAAACATTGAATATTTACTTAATACTCCACTTATTTTTGTATCATTTTGTAATAAAAAATTCTTAACATAAATAGTATCAGAAATATCAGCTATTGAATGTTTTGCACTAATAAATATTAAAATGATTACAAATAATATCAAGTATTTTTTTTTCATTAATAAACTACAGCTCCTTTAGAATCTTTCTGTCTTATACCACTTTATATCTTTATTTAGTAAAATATCCTTTAGGTATGAAATGATTCCTTTGATAGATACAATAATCCACAACTGACAATATGTAAAATACATAAGTGATACTAGCATTATATTTTGAGGATTGCTTTCTCCTTTTTCTAGTGTCAGTGTTATACTAATTTCTAGTATAAATAATACATATGCAAGTATCCAAATGACCAAGTAATTTCCACTTAGACTAATCTTTATATTTGTAAACAGACCTAAAACAAATATTACATCTGAAATAATTACTGATGATAAAAACAGGAAATAGACTGAAATAAAATAATACAAATCAAATAGTATGCTTTTAGTTTTGTGTCTAAAAATTCTTAAAAAATATTTATTCAATACGTAAATATTACCTTTAACCCATCTCGTTCTTTGCTTAAACCAGACTTTTAATGTTTCAGGTTCTTGTTCCCATGTAACTGCTAGAGGCATAAAACAAATTTTATATCCTAGTTTATATATTCTAAAGCTAATCTCTGTATCTTCAGTTATTGCATCTGAATCCCAACCACCCAGTTCTTGTATTACGTTTCTTCTTATGATAAAGTTAGTACCCGGAATCGTACATAATCTAAACAACTGCCACCTTCCAGCTTGAATCATCCACTGAAAACTCAAAGTTTCAATATTAATGAATCTAGTAAGTAAATTTTTATTTTTATTTCTTGTTCTAAACTTTCCTATAACAGCACCATACTTCTGGTTACTGATTATAGTACATACCAGATATTTCAAAGACTGTTTTTCAGGAGTATTATCAGCATCATAAACAACTATATAGCTACCTTTTGATTGCTTAAAACCTATATTTAGAGCATTTGACTTTCCTTTGCCTCCATTTATTTTATCTGTAGTTATTATGTTCAAGTTAAAATCAACTAATTTATCTTTAAGTCTTTTTAATATTTCTCCTGTCTTGTCTGTTGAATTATCATTTATTATTATAATTTCTAATTTATCTTTAGGATAACTTAGATTATATAAAGCTCTTACAGTTTTTTCTATGACCTTTTCTTCATTGTGAGCAGGTACTAGTATGGAAATATTAGGAAAATCTATCGTATCATTAATATAATTTCTCTTTTTTCTATCAATACTTAAATAGAACATAAATCCATTTAATGCTAAAATGACATTGAATAACAGTAAAAACCAAGTTGAAGCTACAGCATATAAAAATAGACTGTCTACTATATTTAGGCTAGTTATCATATAGTATCTCCTTTTTTACTTAAATAATTTTTTGTTGCTTTGTCTCTTGAAAAAAATGAAAATTAGAACTAATAATATACAAATGAAAAAAACTACATGTAATAAAACATTTATTCCAAATGAAAATAGACTTTCAATAACATTTTTTGTAACATTCTCGTTTATAGAACTAAAAGAATATTTACCATCTTTTATTTTAATATTTATATCATTTAATTTAACCCAATGATCGTAATTTCTTAGATCATAATATGTGATCTTAGCATTTTCAAATAATTTTATTAGTTTTTCTAGCTTCTTTACGCCTAAATATGAATGATAAAAAACTCCGCCAAGTCTACCTCTAACAACTGATAATTCATTTATATTATTAGTAATTTCATCAATAAAAAACGGATTTTCTTCTGTTATATATCCTAAGTTTTCTGGTATAAACTTATTAAAAAGCTTAGTATTTCTAAGCTCAAAGGGATACTTAGTTGTTGTAAAACTATTATCAGCAGTTTGTATATGTCCTATATATGTTGAAAATATATTTTTTAACGCTCTATAGCCCTCTTGGCTAATGGCATAATGTGGTGCTTCAAATGCAATTGGATATATTTCATTTTTTACACATTCTCTTAGTCCCATTTCTATTCTCTCATATAACCATTCGTCTATATCACCCTCTATAGGTTTGTCTTCAATTCCATTCCAAAACTCAAATCCTTCACCTGATGTTTCTCCTCCAAACCGCTGATGTGTAAAACCATGAAGCACTATACTACCGCCAATTTTTTGTAGGTATTGTATTGTCTTTATAAATTCCGGTTTATCAGACATTTTTGTTATATAATTAGTTTCAGGGTTAACATATGCTGGTATCAAGGCTATCATAAATGGAATATTTCTGTTATATAAATATTCACCTATATTCTTTAGCTCTTCACAATTGCTAAATGGATGAACATCTTCTATACGTATATAAACCTTGGTCAAATTATTATCATCAATATCTATTTCTAAAAATTCATATAAGGCATCACATATTATGTAAAACAACACAGTATTTACTTCTACTCTGCCAATGTACCACAGATTATTATCATTAAATAATAAAGGATACTTTTTTAATCCATTATTGACCCAAGCATATGTATGTACATTGTCAAAACCATTCTTTAGATAGTTAAATTTCCTTTTTGCACCGAGCTTAAAATTTTTATTTTTATATTCTATATCAACAAACTCTCTTGAAGTATCTATATTTGCATTGTATTTACTAGAATCATTTATCAATTTTTCTATTCCAAAACCCATCCAAAATATCTTTTTTTCTGTATTATTCAAATCATATATTAGTTGACTGTTTCTAAAATTACCTTTTAATCCTATAACTAAGATATAATCATAATTTTTGATTTCATTTTTTACATAATCGCTTTCTTGTTTTTCAACAACTTTCATATCAAAATGACCAAACAATTCACGTACTGATGTTACTATATCTTCACTGTAAGCAAAATAAAATCTTTTATCATAAACCAATAAAACCTTTTTAGAGTCTGGCTTTATTGAATAAATTCTTGAAGCTAGTGTTAAAACAATAATTGTTGGCAAGATAATAAATAGTATTTTTTTAAACATCAAACTCTAACTCTCTTTCAGCTATATCAGTAAATTCAAATGTTGATTCAATACTTGTTTCATATTTTGCAATTCCTACCTTAACACTAAAAACTAACTTATCAGCTTTATTTTTTCCATGTAACACTACTTCTTTTAAATCTTCTTTAAGCCTAGTTTTTACTTTTGCAGCTCCAGCAATACTAGTATTAGGCATAATAATAGCAAATCTATTTTCTAAAATTTTATACCTCTTGTCTTCAATTCTAGTATCTTTTTCAATAATGTTACTCATTATTGACATTATTTTATTAGTTTGAGCTCTACCGTATATCGCTAGTAAATTCCTATAATATTGAACTTCAATTATCATGAGCACTAAATTAAAACCATGTCTACTTGCTCTTTTCATTTCTTGTTCTAATTCTTTTATATATTCATTTATATTATCTAGTCCTGTTATTTCATCAACAGTTATCAGATCATCTAATTTTCTTTCATAATCAGTAGCTATATCTATTATTTCTTTTGTATTATCTCCTAATCTACCTGCTATGAAAGAAAACATAGGGATTAATATTAGCCACCAAAAACTATATTCTAAAGCTCTGTTTTTCATAACGCTTTCATATATAATAAAGCTTCCATATCCAAATACTAAAAAAGCACTTGCTAATAAACCAATAACAGTACTTGTATAATAACCTATAACTATTACAAAAAAACTAAATCCTAATAAAAGATAACTTGAAAATAAAATTTCAGCTTCATCGAGTACAAATGTAACAGTAAAAAATATCAAAATTATTAAGAGTAAAAAAAATATGTCTATATTCTTTCTTATCTTATCCATAGATACTCCTTTTCCCTAATAGCTTTATGATAAGCACACAACTCCTAAAAAGCTAAAATAGCTTGTAAATTATCAAAAGAATACACCTTAAATGTTTTTTTATCTCCAAAAGAACCATATATCATAGAATTTTTATCATTAACCTGTAATCTTATCATGATTCTAATCAAATTATTGTACAGTTTTAAATCATTTACCTCTTTAGCAATCCTAGCAGCTATTGCATAAACAGCTGTTGATTCTTCATAATTATTAACTCTTCCATCAATTGTATATCCACTATAAATAGCTTTTGACTTATATATTTGATTTCTAATCCAATCAATGCTTTCCTTTTTATGCTCTTTTACCTCGCATAAATGTAAAACTACTAACAAAGCATCTATAGTATTAATCTCATCACTTAAATAAGTATCATCATCAATACTGTAACATTTTTTATATAATGGGAATTTATCAGAGATATAGCCGCCATCAACTACTCTAAGCCCTTTATCATAAATATTTCTCCATGATTTATCAATATTACAAATTTGCTTAATCGTGAAAAAATCCATATATGATAACGTCAAGATATCAGAATAATCATCATATTCTAAATCGTAATAGTCATTTAAACATTCCTTGTAAATATTATGTTTTTTAAGCCCGTTATTTATATCTTGTAACAAGCTAATGTATTTATC
Coding sequences within:
- a CDS encoding cellulose biosynthesis cyclic di-GMP-binding regulatory protein BcsB is translated as MKKKYLILFVIILIFISAKHSIADISDTIYVKNFLLQNDTKISGVLSKYSMFFNVDEQWIVEKGSYIELIFSQSQIKKYKGSTITVSLNNIPIYSTTLFDKQVYKKNIKIPLSISQIKKYNEIKIEAYHRITDDPCTDYINPANWILLHKESYVHVKYRYRNDTISLKEFPYPYIKPSLDNPMNFAYLLDNNQSDIELDGIMLASAYFGREQKNVNINQQCIKINETDKLKDTNIIYIGSYTDMPSRLLDLLNSDEKRIIKNKGLIKEVISPFNKEKRLLLILSNNKKILSSCIRSLFNDDIKQQMKKDTQVIDENIIIKDLNTSSKDYLTLEDLQYNSFFVNGLFNQEVKYDINIPKNWIVSEDAKLALQLRYSDALDFDSSLVTVYINDIPIGSKKLSVDRVNNDLIELELPKDIKYTTYYEIRIVFYLETIRKDCDYRLGESSWVYLSNKSYFYLPHKEKEYYYFDYYTGPFVKNKILEDVVIVLGDSPNQGEFNTAINTLGFIGQSAEIINEVKVVKGNEFQTLDNKKQNIIIVGTPNNNSFVRSINSKLHVRFDPAYEKYISNDKISFLEGVDLSILQMIKSPYEKTKYLMLISSTIEEGLDWCTVYLSDYEFVAKLKGDVVTIDKDGNINTLYYNQYNKEEILILSDKENIQQEVSEPRIMQSDVKRLILYSIVILVLIFTSIYLIIRKKNKF
- a CDS encoding glycosyltransferase family 2 protein, with product MTSLNIVDSLFLYAVASTWFLLLFNVILALNGFMFYLSIDRKKRNYINDTIDFPNISILVPAHNEEKVIEKTVRALYNLSYPKDKLEIIIINDNSTDKTGEILKRLKDKLVDFNLNIITTDKINGGKGKSNALNIGFKQSKGSYIVVYDADNTPEKQSLKYLVCTIISNQKYGAVIGKFRTRNKNKNLLTRFINIETLSFQWMIQAGRWQLFRLCTIPGTNFIIRRNVIQELGGWDSDAITEDTEISFRIYKLGYKICFMPLAVTWEQEPETLKVWFKQRTRWVKGNIYVLNKYFLRIFRHKTKSILFDLYYFISVYFLFLSSVIISDVIFVLGLFTNIKISLSGNYLVIWILAYVLFILEISITLTLEKGESNPQNIMLVSLMYFTYCQLWIIVSIKGIISYLKDILLNKDIKWYKTERF
- a CDS encoding polysaccharide deacetylase family protein, with the protein product MFKKILFIILPTIIVLTLASRIYSIKPDSKKVLLVYDKRFYFAYSEDIVTSVRELFGHFDMKVVEKQESDYVKNEIKNYDYILVIGLKGNFRNSQLIYDLNNTEKKIFWMGFGIEKLINDSSKYNANIDTSREFVDIEYKNKNFKLGAKRKFNYLKNGFDNVHTYAWVNNGLKKYPLLFNDNNLWYIGRVEVNTVLFYIICDALYEFLEIDIDDNNLTKVYIRIEDVHPFSNCEELKNIGEYLYNRNIPFMIALIPAYVNPETNYITKMSDKPEFIKTIQYLQKIGGSIVLHGFTHQRFGGETSGEGFEFWNGIEDKPIEGDIDEWLYERIEMGLRECVKNEIYPIAFEAPHYAISQEGYRALKNIFSTYIGHIQTADNSFTTTKYPFELRNTKLFNKFIPENLGYITEENPFFIDEITNNINELSVVRGRLGGVFYHSYLGVKKLEKLIKLFENAKITYYDLRNYDHWVKLNDINIKIKDGKYSFSSINENVTKNVIESLFSFGINVLLHVVFFICILLVLIFIFFKRQSNKKLFK
- a CDS encoding diguanylate cyclase domain-containing protein; amino-acid sequence: MDKIRKNIDIFFLLLIILIFFTVTFVLDEAEILFSSYLLLGFSFFVIVIGYYTSTVIGLLASAFLVFGYGSFIIYESVMKNRALEYSFWWLILIPMFSFIAGRLGDNTKEIIDIATDYERKLDDLITVDEITGLDNINEYIKELEQEMKRASRHGFNLVLMIIEVQYYRNLLAIYGRAQTNKIMSIMSNIIEKDTRIEDKRYKILENRFAIIMPNTSIAGAAKVKTRLKEDLKEVVLHGKNKADKLVFSVKVGIAKYETSIESTFEFTDIAERELEFDV
- a CDS encoding glycosyl hydrolase family 8 gives rise to the protein MKKNIYLIIGVALALFVSSIFVYVSSPNINKISIDEASILQKSSYKSYRDKCLKFIENKLTSDYGGIYTNYLSSSVIDTDASGYEILSESEGLIMLFYASANNKKMFDKHFDYIKKHLLLPNGLFKWRYIENRKDITSTSASIDDLRIARALIYAYSLWKEDKYISLLQDINNGLKKHNIYKECLNDYYDLEYDDYSDILTLSYMDFFTIKQICNIDKSWRNIYDKGLRVVDGGYISDKFPLYKKCYSIDDDTYLSDEINTIDALLVVLHLCEVKEHKKESIDWIRNQIYKSKAIYSGYTIDGRVNNYEESTAVYAIAARIAKEVNDLKLYNNLIRIMIRLQVNDKNSMIYGSFGDKKTFKVYSFDNLQAILAF